The following are encoded in a window of Fusarium falciforme chromosome 11, complete sequence genomic DNA:
- a CDS encoding Abhydrolase-3 domain-containing protein codes for MAQDADPGYPASDPSSPQGTIIVYERNKRYLMTRVLQAVIKPFRPALVKPGKIATEDSTRINASKAALKRCDVEEGRVEGLWVYNLTAKLTGKSTGKAREGYRRRIIYFAGGGWQMPPRNQHWSFCAEMVSRMPNTKITIVSSPLAPKDPVSVAFPQIEKTYKKLLKEAARAGEAVVVAGDSSGGNIALAVATWTLRTSQEQDLAPPTAILAICPTTDLRHEHPDIKAVDKVDPVLTFSCINSTARTWCPEPSGSSQAGTDSRAGHPEKGLRMDWSFEDPRVSPIQADLSVLARNYVKVHGITASRDVLGPEAVAFRDKCNKEGIRGEWLAWDGQMHCFPLALKYGLKESKEAMDFVVDVLQRS; via the coding sequence ATGGCCCAAGATGCAGACCCGGGCTATCCGGCCTCGGACCCCAGCTCGCCCCAAGGCACCATCATAGTTTACGAACGAAACAAGCGATATCTCATGACGAGGGTCCTCCAAGCTGTTATCAAACCATTCAGACCTGCGCTGGTAAAACCGGGAAAGATCGCTACAGAGGACTCAACCCGGATCAATGCATCCAAGGCCGCGTTGAAACGATGCGACGTGGAGGAGGGGCGGGTTGAGGGTCTCTGGGTGTACAACTTGACAGCAAAATTGACCGGGAAAAGCACAGGGAAAGCGAGAGAAGGCTACCGACGAAGAATTATCTACTTCGCCGGCGGAGGATGGCAGATGCCACCGCGCAACCAACACTGGTCTTTCTGTGCTGAAATGGTGTCTCGCATGCCCAATACCAAGATAACCATCGTCTCTTCACCATTGGCGCCGAAAGATCCAGTCTCAGTTGCATTCCCTCAAATCGAAAAAACCTACAAAAAGCTCCTAAAAGAGGCAGCAAGGGCAGGTGAagctgtcgtcgtcgctggagACAGCTCAGGAGGCAACATTGCGCTGGCTGTGGCAACATGGACCTTAAGGACATCACAGGAACAAGACTTGGCACCTCCCACAGCCATTCTAGCCATCTGTCCTACCACGGATCTCCGCCACGAACACCCGGATATCAAGGCAGTGGACAAGGTTGACCCGGTGCTCACCTTCTCGTGCATCAACTCTACGGCTAGAACTTGGTGTCCTGAACCATCAGGCTCGAGCCAGGCAGGGACTGATTCGAGAGCGGGCCACCCCGAGAAGGGTTTACGCATGGACTGGAGCTTCGAAGACCCTCGAGTATCGCCCATCCAAGCAGACCTCAGTGTCCTAGCCCGAAACTACGTCAAAGTCCACGGCATAACAGCTTCACGTGATGTTCTCGGGCCAGAGGCTGTTGCGTTTCGCGACAAGTGTAACAAGGAAGGGATCAGGGGTGAATGGTTGGCTTGGGATGGTCAAATGCATTGCTTCCCTTTGGCGTTAAAGTACGGGCTCAAAGAGAGCAAGGAGGCCATGGATTTCGTGGTTGATGTGCTGCAGAGATCTTGA
- a CDS encoding Aa-trans domain-containing protein, translating into MSALNEIKTDPEGLSTMPSQGGDVHDSNEIVHDAVFGEISDDGPDYRNVGWIGSSVLMMKIQIGLGVLALPAAFNDVGLIPGVILLSFIGGIVTWTAWVVGVFKLRHREVYGIDDAVQLMFGRVASEAFGFIFCLFWVFAAGSGMLGISIGLNAITSHGACTAAFVGLAAFLGFSIASIRTLGRLAWFAWFGLVCLLAAIFTVSISVGVQDVPDAAPQDGDWVSDYKLVNRPTFTGAMNAISTFLMSYSAIPGFFPIAAEMRNPRLYTRPPILCHSVVSIVYIVIGCIVYYYCGSYVSSPALGSAGKLMKKICYGLSLPGLIVTTVLAIHFASKYIFLRILKGTEHINKGTLRHWATWFSCTFGCATVSYIIGSAVPSFGSLASLIGAFFGTLLCIQPMGCMWLYDNWSAGKHDRSRWWMLQVCWSGFVIVVGTIILVGGTYGSVLSIKEVYGASGGHGAFSCADNSHS; encoded by the exons ATGTCCGCCTTGAATGAAATAAAGACTGATCCAGAGGGTCTCTCAACCATGCCCTCGCAGGGCGGCGACGTCCACGACAGCAACGAAATTGTCCATGATGCCGTCTTTGGCGAAATCAGCGACGATGGCCCTGACTATCGTAAT GTCGGATGGATTGGATCCTCCGTTCTCATGATGAAGATCCAGATCGGCCTCGGCGTCCTCGCTCTTCCGGCTGCCTTTAATGATGTAGGTCTTATCCCGGGGGTTATTCTCCTGTCCTTCATCGGCGGTATTGTGACCTGGACTGCGTGGGTGGTTGGCGTCTTTAAGCTACGCCACCGCGAGGTCTATGGCATCGACGATGCCGTCCAGCTCATGTTCGGCCGTGTCGCAAGCGAAGCATTTGGCTTTATCTTTTGTCTCT TCTGGGTGTTCGCCGCCGGGTCGGGGATGCTAGGCATCTCTATTGGCTTGAACGCTATCACGTCTCACGGTGCGTGTACGGCCGCTTTCGTCGGCCTGGCCGCCTTTTTGGGCTTTTCGATCGCCAGTATCCGTACCCTTGGTCGCCTTGCTTGGTTTGCATGGTTTGGATTGGTCTGCCTTCTGGCAGCAA TCTTTACCGTGTCCATCAGCGTCGGCGTCCAGGACGTCCCCGATGCAGCACCTCAAGACGGTGACTGGGTCTCTGATTATAAACTCGTTAACCGACCAACCTTCACTGGGGCTATGAATGCCATCTCCACGTTCCTCATGTCCTATAGCGCTATCCCTGGATTTTTCCCGATCGCGGCCGAGATGCGAAACCCCAGACTCTATACACGGCCCCCTATACTCTGTCATTCTGTCGTCTCTATAGTTTACATCGTCATCGGTTGCATCGTGTATTATTATTGCGGATCTTATGTCTCTTCGCCAGCCCTCGGCTCTGCGGGCAAGCTGATGAAAAAGATTTGCTACGGGTTGAGCCTTCCAGGCTTGATCGTAACTACAGTTCTGGCCATTCAT TTTGCCAGCAAATACATCTTCCTCCGTATTCTAAAGGGTACTGAGCACATCAACAAGGGCACACTTAGGCACTGGGCGACTTGGTTTTCCTGTACCTTTGGATGCGCTACCGTGTCATACATCATCGGGAGTGCCGTTCCTTCTTTCGGAAGCCTCGCGTCTCTGATTGGCGCCTTTTTTGGCACTCTTCTTTGTATTCAGCCGATGGGTTGCATGTGGCTGTATGATAATTGGAGTGCTGGAAAACACGACCGATCCCGATGGTGGATGCTCCAGGTGTGCTGGAGTGGTTTCGTCATCGTTGTTGGCACTATCATCTTGGTTGGAGGCACGTACGGTTCTGTCTTGAGTATCAAGGAGGTATATGGGGCGTCTGGGGGCCATGGCGCTTTCTCTTGTGCCGATAACTCTCACTCTTGA
- a CDS encoding Threonine aldolase — translation MVSYTPNPGLSFMSDNIAGASAEIVQAIIAAATEHIPPYGNDAITKAARQRLQEIFEREVDIFPVSSGTAANCIGLASLVKPWGSILCHPDSHINNDECGAPEAFTGGSKLVTVSGNDTKLDPHSLRAAVSRKAGDVHSVQPSVVSISQATESGSVYTVDEICELSSIAKSAGLRVHMDGARFSNALVHLDASPAEMTWKAGVDVLSFGLTKNGAMTVDIVISFDPTLASELAFRQKRAGQLASKMRFHAAQIEAYLADGLWLRNARHANGLAARLAAGLKSIPGPELLKEPEANILFCRLAPHVIKELLGRGYQFYHDRWAPGTVRFVTSFSHAPSSVDELVEAIRSCYVTKPQNRM, via the coding sequence ATGGTGTCTTACACCCCGAATCCTGGTCTCTCCTTCATGAGTGACAACATAGCCGGAGCATCAGCCGAGATCGTGCAAGCTATCATCGCCGCGGCCACTGAGCATATTCCACCATATGGAAACGACGCCATCACAAAAGCCGCTCGTCAGAGGTTACAAGAAATCTTTGAGAGGGAAGTCGACATCTTCCCAGTTTCGAGCGGGACCGCAGCAAACTGCATCGGATTAGCCTCGCTCGTCAAGCCTTGGGGCAGTATTCTTTGCCATCCGGACAGCCACATCAACAATGACGAGTGTGGTGCTCCAGAGGCCTTCACAGGCGGCTCTAAACTCGTCACGGTGTCTGGGAACGACACCAAGCTTGATCCTCATTCTCTGCGAGCTGCAGTGAGTCGAAAGGCCGGCGACGTTCATAGTGTCCAACCCTCTGTTGTCAGTATCAGCCAGGCTACTGAAAGCGGAAGCGTCTACACGGTCGATGAGATCTGCGAGCTATCCTCGATAGCCAAGAGTGCAGGTTTGCGCGTCCACATGGATGGTGCACGTTTTTCTAATGCCTTGGTTCATCTCGATGCATCCCCAGCCGAGATGACCTGGAAGGCCGGCGTTGACGTCCTCTCTTTCGGCTTGACCAAGAACGGCGCAATGACGGTCGACATCGTCATCTCCTTCGACCCTACGTTGGCATCGGAGCTGGCCTTTCGCCAGAAGCGAGCGGGCCAGTTGGCCTCCAAGATGCGCTTCCACGCTGCCCAGATTGAGGCCTACCTTGCAGATGGATTATGGCTGCGAAATGCCCGTCATGCGAACGGGCTAGCTGCTCGCCTAGCCGCTGGTCTCAAGAGTATCCCTGGGCCAGAGCTTCTCAAGGAGCCAGAAGCCAACATACTCTTTTGTCGGCTGGCACCGCATGTGATAAAAGAACTGCTTGGTCGTGGCTATCAGTTTTATCACGACCGATGGGCGCCTGGGACAGTTCGCTTTGTAACATCTTTCTCACATGCTCCTAGCAGTGTAGACGAACTGGTTGAGGCTATTCGATCTTGTTACGTCACGAAGCCACAGAATAGAATGTAG
- a CDS encoding AA-TRNA-LIGASE-II-ALA domain-containing protein — MSLYSLRFISRRATCVPQVACFFYPSTWARYLLSSISIPKEGIHTTMEKFGQTEAVYHHDETKHELETTVLASIPFAQWDDATKKIFKGASDGGCLVVTSSTIFYAKGGGQPSDTGTMTSFDQTSTFTVTSVQKLPSGTIMHLGTYSGNPFEEQMLVTQKINKDARKLHSQIHDAGHILASAVRRLGIPDLREVKAQHYPDVAFVEFQGLIGGDKKEDIEQIANEIVDDDRLIAVRWWSPEELKVKSWTAPEGTGGKDDVVRAVEIEGVGAYMCGGTHVRSTGLVGKFKVRKIKRQQGVTRVSYEMV; from the exons ATGTCTTTGTACTCCCTGCGTTTTATCTCTCGACGTGCGACGTGTGTACCTCAAGTCGCGTGCTTCTTTTACCCATCTACTTGGGCAAGATACCTGCTGAGCAGCATCTCCATACCGAAGGAAGGAATTCACACCACCATGGAAAAG TTTGGCCAGACTGAGGCCGTCTATCACCATGACGAGACCAAGCACGAGCTCGAAACGACCGTCCTGGCTAGCATCCCATTCGCCCAGTGGGACGATGCTACCAAGAAGATATTCAAAGGGGCTTCGGATGGTGGCTGTCTTGTCGTCACCAGTTCCACCATTTTCTATGCCAAAGGCGGCGGTCAACCGAGCGATACTGGCACCATGACCTCTTTCGACCAGACGTCGACTTTCACCGTCACCTCTGTCCAGAAGCTCCCGTCTGGAACAATCATGCATCTCGGGACATACTCGGGCAACCCCTTCGAGGAACAAATGCTCGTGACCCAGAAGATCAACAAGGATGCGCGAAAACTGCATTCACAGATTCATGACGCCGGCCACATTCTCGCCTCAGCTGTCCGAAGACTGGGGATACCAGATTTGCGAGAGGTCAAAGCACAACACTACCCCGACGTTGCATTTGTCGAGTTCCAAGGCCTCATCGGGggcgacaagaaggaggataTTGAGCAAATTGCGAATGAAATAGTCGACGACGACCGGTTGATAGCCGTCCGTTGGTGGTCACCAGAGGAACTCAAGGTAAAGTCTTGGACAGCGCCAGAGGGTACTGGCGGCAAAGATGACGTGGTTAGAGCTGTAGAAATCGAGGGCGTAGGTGCCTACATGTGCGGGGGAACCCACGTGAGAAGTACAGGGTTGGTAGGGAAGTTCAAGGTAAGGAAGATAAAGAGGCAGCAAGGAGTGACAAGGGTTTCTTATGAGATGGTATAG
- a CDS encoding C2H2-type domain-containing protein, with protein MTPTEKPARAVELPPFTVHDEGDTALTFSDEYTQLGLAREFDSMNHTTRDYFPSLQQDAGESQDQSLLSWQPQDLVDATAGASTTASAGNLIQPTEQPWQASLSSWPLHDLSQNGWQHPYQTGLGEVLSPTWELSQGTARALQHSPVVQTQPHSLPRRRSRYLCSPALPTIPRPIETPGPNMLAEGAMDPIQRWRNSPPETEPASLFAIADALRNTPLRGQASSSSLNSRRSDVRAGSTVSFASGSSLSSGSASASSVARRSRVSKRTRPTAAKGKTAEKKRFPCTFCCDSFKSKFDWARHERSLHLNIEGWRCAPFGSVEISAITGRSSCAYCGLADPTPTHLEDHGINLCTKGQIYARKDHLVQHLGCIHHVKDPPSIDSWKVEGPPVISRCGFCDLRMETWQERIDHLVSHFRKGKTMDDWKGGHDFEPKIAARVTNAIPPYLIASESKTYAPFSAKTPNLTHAEHLKQINQAAEQSFEAWSGSEPSPESGAPAISLHDKSFPELLAFHLGRFAQHQTRLGVTLTDKMFQDEARRLQFGNVDPLDDTIADNEEWLSLFRRQHLEDSSRLSG; from the exons ATGACGCCCACCGAAAAACCAGCAAGGGCCGTGGAACTACCACCATTCACGGTCCATGACGAAGGCGACA cagccttgacatTCTCTGATGAATATACCCAACTCGGGTTGGCCAGGGAATTCGATAGCATGAATCATACAACCCGAGACTATTTTCCGAGTCTTCAGCAAGATGCAGGAGAGTCCCAGGATCAAAGCCTCTTGTCTTGGCAGCCACAAGACTTGGTCGATGCGACTGCCGGCGCTTCTACGACAGCCTCGGCTGGGAATTTGATCCAGCCTACCGAGCAACCCTGGCAAGCATCGCTATCATCCTGGCCGCTGCATGATCTGAGCCAGAACGGCTGGCAGCATCCCTACCAGACTGGTCTGGGCGAGGTATTATCACCAACGTGGGAATTAAGCCAAGGCACCGCCAGAGCACTCCAGCATTCGCCCGTCGTCCAGACTCAGCCACATAGCCTCCCGCGACGAAGAAGCCGGTACCTCTGCAGTCCGGCCCTGCCAACCATTCCAAGGCCTATAGAGACTCCAGGCCCCAACATGTTGGCGGAGGGTGCAATGGACCCGATACAGCGCTGGCGGAATTCGCCCCCAGAGACCGAGCCAGCCTCGTTATTCGCCATTGCAGACGCTTTGAGGAATACCCCGCTTCGGGGTCAAGCATCCTCCAGTAGCCTCAATTCCCGCCGTTCCGACGTTCGAGCGGGCTCGACAGTCAGCTTTGCCAGCGGTTCAAGCTTATCCTCGGGCTCTGCTTCTGCCAGCTCTGTGGCGCGTCGCTCCCGCGTGTCGAAACGAACACGGCCGACTgcagccaagggcaagacggcagagaagaagagatttCCCTGTACATTCTGCTGTGATTCGTTCAAAAGCAAGTTTGACTGGGCCCGGCACGAGCGGTCTTTACATCTCAATATCGAGGGGTGGCGATGCGCACCATTCGGCAGCGTCGAGATATCGGCTATCACAGGGAGAAGCAGTTGTGCCTACTGTGGTCTCGCTGATCCTACGCCGACTCACCTTGAAGATCATGGCATCAATCTGTGCACAAAAGGCCAGATTTATGCGCGGAAGGATCATCTAGTTCAGCACCTAGGATGTATCCACCACGTGAAGGACCCTCCGTCGATAGACTCATGGAAGGTTGAGGGACCGCCAGTAATATCGAGGTGCGGCTTCTGTGATCTTCGTATGGAAACATGGCAAGAGCGTATAGACCATCTAGTATCGCATTTCCGAAAGGGGAAGACGATGGATGACTGGAAGGGAGGGCATGACTTTGAGCCTAAGATCGCAGCCCGGGTCACCAACGCAATACCCCCCTATTTAATTGCGTCCGAGTCAAAGACATACGCCCCATTCTCAGCGAAGACTCCCAACCTGACACATGCAGAGCATTTGAAACAGATAAATCAGGCGGCCGAGCAAAGTTTCGAAGCATGGAGTGGCTCAGAGCCGTCGCCGGAGTCGGGAGCACCGGCGATATCCCTCCACGACAAGTCATTCCCCGAACTGCTGGCTTTCCACCTAGGTCGCTTTGCGCAGCACCAGACGAGGCTCGGCGTCACCCTTACGGATAAGATGTTCCAGGACGAAGCGAGAAGGTTACAATTTGGCAACGTGGACCCGCTGGATGATACTATTGCTGACAACGAGGAGTGGCTATCTCTCTTTCGCAGGCAACATCTTGAGGACTCTAGTAGACTATCAGGATAG
- a CDS encoding Bac-luciferase domain-containing protein has protein sequence MASTSTPETSIPIRGKDEKKKQILINAFDMSTVGHLSPGQWKNPVDKSATKRDLRYWIDLAKLLDKGGVNALFLADTYGGYDTYEGSLDNCIRRAAQWPMTDPTIPITAMAAVTKNLSFAITASTSFEPPFLLAKRFSTLDHFTKGRIGWNIVTSWKKAAFKAIGLESPIPHDERYAQADEYLRVLYKLWEGSWADDAISPNPELDSYADPDKIRTIHHHGKFYDIDTRHIVDPSPQRTPFLFQAGTSSAGSTFAASHAEGIFVSSHSPAILRPKVQAIRKQAADLGRDPQSLKFFATFTPIIGRTDEEAQQKFEEVKKYASTVGGLVLVSGWTGIDLSKVPVDKELTAADSEEPHRVQSLLDAFTATSEKVPKWTPRVIAKRAAIGGLGPVSVGSPQTVADEMERWIREGDLDGFNVGYVTTPGTFEEVVELLIPELRRRGLYPEAPSSDEAGHTLRESVYGQGQAGLRDDHPGTKYKYDIYKED, from the exons ATGGCATCCACGTCAACACCAGAAACCTCTATCCCTATCCGTGGaaaggatgagaagaagaagcaaatcCTGATCAATGCCTTTGACATGTCCACCGTTGGGCATCTGTCTCCAGGCCAATGGAAG AATCCTGTGGACAAGTCTGCAACAAAGCGAGATTTGCGATATTGGATCGACCTGGCCAAGCTCCTAGACAAGGGCGGCGTCAACGCCCTGTTCCTTGCAGACACATATGGCGGCTATGACACATACGAAGGAAGCCTGGATAACTGTATCCGTCGCGCTGCTCAATGGCCAATGACAGATCCAACTATC CCCATCACTGCCATGGCGGCTGTGACCAAGAACCTATCCTTTGCCATCACTGCCTCGACATCTTTTGAGCCACCGTTCTTGTTGGCCAAGAGATTCTCTACTCTGGATCACTTCACCAAGGGCCGCATTGGCTGGAACATTGTGACTTCCTGGAAGAAGGCTGCTTTCAAGGCCATCGGTTTAGAGAGCCCGATCCCACACGACGAAAGATACGCCCAAGCCGACGAGTATCTGCGCGTCTTGTACAA GCTGTGGGAAGGCTCTTGGGCAGATGATGCCATCTCCCCCAACCCAGAACTTGACAGCTATGCTGATCCTGACAAGATCCGCACAATTCACCATCACGGAAAGTTCTATGACATTGACACACGGCACATTGTCGACCCCTCACCCCAGAGGACTCCATTCTTGTTTCAGGCTGGTACATCATCAGCCGGTTCTACCTTTGCCGCTTCACACGCAGAGGGCATCTTTGTCTCGTCTCATTCACCCGCAATCTTGAGGCCCAAGGTCCAGGCAATTCGCAAGCAGGCTGCCGATCTGGGCAGGGACCCCCAATCACTCAAGTTCTTTGCGACGTTTACTCCAATCATTGGACGCACTGATGAGGAGGCCCAGCAAAAGTTTGAAGAGGTGAAGAAGTACGCGTCGACCGTTGGTGGCCTTGTGCTAGTCAGTGGATGGACGGGCATCGACCTGTCCAAAGTCCCTGTTGACAAGGAACTTACCGCCGCCGACTCGGAGGAGCCTCACAGGGTGCAGAGTCTTCTTGATGCCTTCACAGCAACAAGCGAAAAGGTTCCAAAGTGGACGCCGCGAGTTATTGCTAAAAGAGCTGCCATTGGCGGCCTGGGCCCTGTCTCAGTCGGCAGCCCACAGACCGTTGCAGACGAGATGGAACGATGGATCCGAGAGGGAGACTTGGATGGGTTCAACGTGGGATACGTCACGACTCCTGGGACGTttgaggaggttgttgaACTGCTCATTCCTGAGCTTCGACGTCGAGGATTGTATCCAGAGGCACCCAGCAGTGATGAGGCTGGTCATACGTTGCGTGAGAGCGTATACGGTCAGGGTCAAGCTGGACTGCGAGATGATCACCCAGGGACAAAGTACAAGTACGATATTTACAAGGAAGACTAG
- a CDS encoding Zn(2)-C6 fungal-type domain-containing protein has product MPAESRPDANSSQGRKSRTKSFSGCWTCRAKHVKCDEARPTCNRCQRSGIECEGYEVRLSWTSVRNPSTFRPRTASKRKAAQRATNRLLQTRPLDVVEETDSPQESSAADPEETAPPEEPFSGESASQDLQPESISSPESTQYPRPHVQQEPFNGGLNSRIFNSYELLGQGLAARVSYVPLQQEHDQHQPVPGQPRSWDQSSSTQDNVNTSSGLTPASIGGISTGNLVITGASQPTSPSPVQSHEQYQHEGHTTRHLDTLHNPGLECELLEHWTLRLCDSLNPVPGIHNPMRTAMMPIALEGSRTDSKKATGATALFHLICSASAFHLAPKRPTPESRRALENVALEHHNIGITHLAQNIRSDDRNQCVPLLASVVMCIMNEAITLPTQFWRLHFRGAVEWVNHIEPQVWRQSEAASAVYQMFIGMATLVQAQLLFDGHQTSFWHFAYDPRSQPEPYALNLAIGLPQPILQGIHTMNTIQMRRKSLNGQAPSRQTLDRLELELYLSVPAKPDASTSREYGDLIYHHGCTFYYAALLYMKRTLKDTPVADVQPLIKQSLNHLEAMQTSTTERFSPMIWPVAIIAFEILDVGMQHRMLKCLDFFLDRSDLAIWAQIRHLVRDLWALRKGPSVNLKWHETLLGSMSDSFMLL; this is encoded by the coding sequence ATGCCAGCCGAGTCGCGTCCAGATGCCAACTCGAGTCAGGGACGGAAGAGCCGCACAAAGAGCTTCTCAGGATGCTGGACGTGTCGCGCCAAGCACGTCAAATGCGACGAGGCAAGGCCGACGTGTAACCGTTGCCAGCGATCCGGTATCGAGTGCGAGGGATATGAAGTGAGGCTCTCGTGGACGTCGGTGAGGAACCCTTCGACGTTCCGTCCGAGGACCGCGTCGAAGCGGAAGGCGGCGCAGAGGGCCACCAACAGGCTGCTTCAGACGAGGCCGTtggatgttgttgaagagacAGATTCTCCTCAAGAGTCTTCTGCTGCAGATCCGGAAGAGACCGCACCACCCGAGGAACCATTTTCCGGAGAATCCGCAAGCCAGGATCTACAACCAGAGTCTATCTCGTCTCCTGAATCAACTCAATATCCGCGGCCACATGTCCAACAAGAACCCTTCAACGGTGGATTGAACTCCCGTATCTTTAACTCATACGAACTATTAGGCCAGGGCTTGGCTGCAAGAGTATCGTATGTTCCCCTCCAGCAGGAACACGACCAGCATCAGCCTGTCCCAGGCCAACCTAGAAGCTGGGACCAGAGTTCCAGTACACAAGACAATGTCAACACGTCAAGCGGTCTCACGCCTGCCAGCATCGGCGGTATCAGTACTGGCAATCTGGTCATTACGGGTGCTTCTCAACCTACATCTCCTTCGCCAGTCCAGAGTCACGAACAGTATCAACACGAGGGCCATACAACACGTCATCTAGACACTCTACATAATCCCGGCCTCGAGTGCGAGCTTTTGGAGCATTGGACATTGCGTCTCTGCGATTCTCTGAATCCTGTTCCTGGAATTCACAATCCTATGCGAACCGCCATGATGCCTATCGCCCTCGAAGGATCCCGGACAGACTCGAAAAAGGCGACCGGCGCAACCGCCTTGTTTCATCTCATCTGCTCAGCGTCTGCATTTCACTTGGCCCCGAAACGACCAACTCCCGAGTCTAGAAGAGCTCTTGAGAATGTGGCACTGGAGCATCACAACATTGGCATCACTCACTTAGCCCAGAACATCCGCTCCGATGATCGAAACCAGTGTGTACCCCTCCTGGCATCCGTCGTCATGTGTATCATGAACGAAGCCATCACGCTACCCACGCAGTTCTGGCGCCTTCACTTTCGTGGAGCCGTCGAGTGGGTGAACCACATCGAGCCACAAGTCTGGCGGCAAAGCGAAGCAGCCTCGGCCGTGTACCAAATGTTTATAGGGATGGCGACTCTTGTCCAGGCGCAGCTGCTGTTTGACGGCCACCAGACGTCCTTTTGGCATTTTGCCTATGATCCAAGATCTCAGCCCGAACCGTATGCGCTCAACCTCGCCATTGGCCTTCCCCAACCAATACTCCAGGGGATTCATACCATGAACACCATCCAGATGCGTAGGAAGTCATTGAACGGACAGGCACCATCTCGTCAGACTCTGGACCgcctcgagctcgagctGTATCTCTCGGTGCCCGCCAAGCCGGATGCATCAACCAGCAGGGAATATGGCGACTTGATCTACCATCACGGCTGCACATTTTACTATGCGGCCTTGCTCTACATGAAACGTACTCTGAAGGATACTCCCGTAGCTGACGTGCAGCCACTCATCAAGCAGTCGCTGAACCATCTCGAGGCGATGCAGACGAGTACCACCGAACGCTTCTCGCCCATGATCTGGCCCGTGGCCATCATCGCATTCGAGATCCTCGATGTCGGGATGCAGCATCGTATGCTGAAATGCCTCGACTTCTTCCTTGACAGATCGGACCTGGCCATCTGGGCGCAAATCAGACATCTGGTGAGGGATCTGTGGGCGCTGCGCAAGGGTCCGTCGGTCAACCTCAAGTGGCACGAGACCCTACTCGGGTCCATGAGTGACAGCTTCATGCTGCTGTGA